The nucleotide window CTGGGTCGTGCCGCCGGCGCTCAGGGCCTTCGCCACAAATCCATCGACTTCCTCGCGGCTCTCACAATTGAGGGCGAGCAGCATTTGGGTGGTCGTCTTCGTGTCGCAGATCGCCTTGGGCGTGAGACTGGTGAACTTCTCATGCGTCCCCAGCATGACGTGGATGACATCGCTGATGACGATGCACGAGGCGGTGTCATCGCTGAATTGGGGATTGTGGCCAAAGCCCAACGCCTTGTAGAAGGCTGTGGCTTTGGGCACATCTGCGACAGGAAGGGTGATGAAAATGAGTCGGCTCATGAGAAGAGAAGGATGCGTTTGGTCTTTGGATGGAAGTGGTTCGAGAAGGACTGCCGCAGCGGCCCGTCAAAAGCATGACGAACGTCCCACGCGAGCCAGGACAGTTCGGACAGCTTTTTCGTCGCCCGAACGGCTCCTTCTCCCCTCAGGCTCTCAACACTCAACGCCCGATTCTCAACCAGCCTTCACGAACTTCCCGGGATTCAAAATCCCCAGCGGATCCAGCGCCGCCTTCAGCCGCTGATGCGTGCTGAGCGCGCCTTCGCCCACGGCCTCGGGGAACCAGCGCTCCTTCGCAATGCCAATACCATGCTCGCCCGTGATGGCGCCACCAAGGGCCAGCACCTGGTGGAAGAGGCGGTCCAGCGCCACCTCCGCGCGCTCGCGCTGCACGGGGTCATTCATATCAGGCACCATGATGTTCACATGGATGTTCCCATCTCCGGCATGGCCGAAGCAGGCCACGGGGAAGCCACTCTCCTGCTGGAGCAGCTCGGCAAAGGTGACGAGCTCCACGAGCCTCCCGCGCGGCACCACGATGTCTTCATTCAATTTCGTGAGACCCGTGGCGCGCAGGCTGTAGGAGAACTCGCGACGCAGCTTCCAGAATTTCTCGCACTCGGCATCGCCCACCGCGGTGCTGACCTCGAGCGCACCCAATCCAGTGAGCAGCACGCGCAAGTTCTCGATTTCCAGGGGCACCGCTTCCGGCTGGCCATCCACTTCCACAATGAGATGCGCATCGCCAGAGGGCACACCTT belongs to Roseimicrobium gellanilyticum and includes:
- a CDS encoding VOC family protein — its product is MSRLIFITLPVADVPKATAFYKALGFGHNPQFSDDTASCIVISDVIHVMLGTHEKFTSLTPKAICDTKTTTQMLLALNCESREEVDGFVAKALSAGGTTQGKPEDDEFMYQHDFTDLDGHGWGLFHMKATPQ